In a genomic window of Enterobacter asburiae:
- the malZ gene encoding maltodextrin glucosidase → MLNAWHLPVAPFVKQNKDNLVITLWLAGENQPERVTLRAEIDNEETGLKMHKLRSQPQPGITAWRANIDLSSGQPRRRYSFKLLWNNRQLWFTPQGFSRFPPARLEQFAVDYPDNGPQWVNEQIFYQIFPDRFARSEKRTADQDKVYFHHAAGHDIILKKWDEPVTAQAGGSTFYGGDLDGISEKLPYLKKLGVTALYLNPVFKAPSVHKYDTEDYRHVDEQFGGDEALLRLRKNTQKEGMRLILDGVFNHSGDSHAWFDRHNQSMGGACHNPDSPQRDWYSFNEEGRALDWLGYPSLPKLDFQSPSLIDEIYGGEDSIVRHWLKAPWNMDGWRLDVVHMLGEAGGARNNIQHVAGIARSAKSAQPEAFVFGEHFGDARQWLQNDAEDAAMNYRGFTFPLWGFLANTDISYDPNHIDAETCAAWMDNYRAGLSHQQQLRMFNQLDSHDTARFKSLLGKDVARFPLAVTWLFTWPGVPCIYYGDEVGLDGNNDPFCRKTFPWEEEKQDKVLFSLYQRLAKLRKQSLALRYGGCQVVYAHDNVVVFVRVYNQQRVLVAINRGEGCEVVLDDSPLLKVAMWKNKEGKATMQDGVLALPAVSATVWLGS, encoded by the coding sequence ATGTTAAACGCCTGGCACCTTCCGGTTGCCCCATTTGTTAAGCAAAACAAAGACAACCTTGTGATTACGCTCTGGCTGGCGGGGGAAAACCAGCCTGAACGCGTGACGCTTCGCGCCGAAATTGATAACGAAGAGACCGGGCTGAAAATGCACAAGCTGCGCAGCCAGCCGCAGCCGGGGATCACCGCGTGGCGGGCGAATATCGACCTGAGCAGCGGGCAGCCGCGCCGCCGTTACAGCTTCAAGCTGCTGTGGAACAACCGTCAGCTGTGGTTTACCCCGCAGGGGTTTAGCCGTTTCCCGCCCGCGCGGCTGGAGCAGTTTGCCGTCGATTATCCTGATAACGGCCCGCAGTGGGTTAACGAACAGATCTTTTACCAGATTTTCCCGGACCGCTTTGCGCGCAGCGAAAAACGCACCGCCGACCAGGACAAGGTCTATTTCCATCATGCGGCCGGTCACGACATCATTCTGAAAAAATGGGATGAACCGGTGACGGCGCAGGCAGGTGGCTCGACGTTCTACGGCGGCGATCTCGACGGCATCAGCGAAAAGCTGCCGTACCTGAAAAAACTGGGCGTGACGGCGCTGTACCTCAACCCGGTGTTTAAAGCCCCGAGCGTGCACAAATACGATACCGAAGATTATCGCCACGTTGATGAGCAGTTTGGCGGCGACGAGGCGCTGCTGCGCTTGCGTAAGAATACGCAAAAAGAGGGGATGCGCCTGATCCTGGACGGCGTGTTCAACCACAGCGGCGATTCGCACGCCTGGTTTGACCGCCATAACCAGTCGATGGGCGGGGCATGTCATAACCCGGACTCGCCGCAGCGCGACTGGTACAGCTTTAACGAAGAGGGCCGCGCGCTGGACTGGCTGGGCTACCCGAGCCTGCCGAAGCTGGATTTCCAGTCGCCTTCTCTGATTGATGAAATTTACGGCGGTGAAGACAGCATCGTCCGTCACTGGCTGAAGGCGCCGTGGAATATGGACGGCTGGCGCCTGGACGTGGTGCATATGCTGGGTGAAGCGGGCGGGGCGCGGAATAACATTCAGCACGTCGCCGGGATCGCGCGTTCGGCAAAATCGGCCCAGCCGGAGGCGTTTGTGTTTGGCGAACACTTTGGCGACGCGCGCCAGTGGCTGCAAAACGATGCGGAAGATGCGGCGATGAACTATCGCGGCTTTACCTTCCCGCTGTGGGGATTCCTGGCAAATACCGATATCTCCTACGATCCGAACCATATCGATGCCGAAACCTGCGCAGCGTGGATGGATAACTATCGCGCAGGCCTGTCGCATCAGCAGCAGCTGCGGATGTTTAACCAGCTCGATAGCCACGATACCGCGCGCTTTAAATCCCTGCTCGGCAAGGACGTCGCACGTTTCCCCCTGGCGGTCACATGGCTCTTCACCTGGCCGGGTGTGCCGTGCATTTACTACGGAGATGAAGTGGGGCTGGACGGCAACAACGATCCGTTCTGCCGCAAAACATTCCCGTGGGAGGAAGAGAAACAGGACAAGGTGCTGTTCAGCCTGTATCAGCGGCTGGCGAAGCTGCGCAAGCAGAGCCTTGCCCTGCGTTACGGTGGCTGTCAGGTGGTGTACGCCCACGATAACGTGGTGGTGTTTGTCCGCGTCTATAACCAGCAGCGCGTGCTGGTGGCGATCAACCGGGGCGAGGGCTGTGAAGTGGTGCTGGATGATTCACCGCTGCTAAAGGTGGCGATGTGGAAGAACAAAGAGGGCAAGGCGACGATGCAGGACGGCGTGCTGGCGCTGCCTGCGGTATCCGCGACGGTCTGGCTCGGCAGCTAA